The window CCCATCAACCCTACTTCTTTGGTGGATAATTCCTATAACTTTAATGAGTCCAATCCTTCTCACAAGCCCATGGATGGAGGGCCGGCCCAAAATCTCTCTAATGTTGCTAAACCAACCTTCTTCCACACAGCTAGATTTTCACATGAAAAATTAGATCTTCATCGATGCCCGACTCTGGATTGTCGTTCTGCGTGCGCTCAATACAAGAAAAATGCTTTGAAATCCAAAATTAGGTCGAAGAAGGATATGGGTGATGGATCTCACCGTAGCCCATCGAAAGGTAATAAAAGAAAGAAATTTAAAGCTAGGGATCTTAATGATGAAATAGAGGCCGAATCTGACGTTAGATCtttagaagatgatgaggaagatgcACGGGAGACACAAACAACTGAAATCCCCAGAAAACCGATTAAAGTCATAGGGAAGATCTTAAATCCTAAGAAGTATGGCAAAGATGAAATTAACAAGTTTAGCAATTTTTTAGAAGGAATGTTCGATAGTAACGAACGACCTTCTAAAGCAACGCAGTGAGGTTTGGCTACTTGTTAAGGACTAAATAAAGGTACATATTTTTATTGTGGAACGAGTGTTTAATTTTTATGGGAGGGTGCTTCTAAATTGAGGGTTCAATGTAAACTGTTGTAGTGTTTAGTTGTATAAAGAAAGTAAATATTGAGGTTTTAGGGGTTGGCTTGGGATATAGGGATCGAATTTCATATGAATTGGCTTGAAGATGATGAATTTTAATCTAAAGGCAATTGTTCTTGTTCATGTAGAATTAGATTGGTTAAAGAGGGTATGTTGCTTTTATGATTCTAATTGGACTAGGGAATGTTTATTTGTTGTTTGGGGTGTAGTACTTAGACAAAGTGTTTCTTTAGAAAAGTTGAAGCTTGGCAAATCTTTAGTTTTTAGAATTGTTGATCGAATGCTCTAAATGGTTGGGTCTTAATGAGGAAAGGCTTAGTAGCTATTGGTTTGGATTCTTTGTGGGCAATTTGGACGTCATAATCGTGGATGTTAGTGTAACGGGTCATCAAGTTAGATGCAAGAGAATGGAGTTGATTATGTACTTGTATATTGTTCTTGTTTCAAGCTATAAGTGTATCTACTGTTTCCTTATGAAGATCTAGTATGTGTTTATGGTTGGTTTTAATTTTTTGGGTGGATATAATGTAAATCCATGCCTTTCCCCTCTACTATTTGGTTTTTCACAGTTTCGTGaaaaacttatttattttatttcctgttttttgccaaaaataaagaaaaaatagaAAATCACCAGTTTGTTTaaagaaacagtttaatgatatgttttaggtattaaatgaacgtaaatgttcaagtcatttagtttaattacCCGTGGAATCAcagattctgactaagaaacttgaCGTTGTtccttacaaacatattgatatacttaacttggtctGAACAAATGAGCTACATTTATTCTCACACAactttcttccaattttcatcacagttgtattatttttcttgtcataaaaggtaacattttattgagacatgtatttcgcatacatatgtaacgtaattaatcccgtaaagagaactcatatttgaataataataataataaagtttgctctaaaaatgagtatttatatttttaataataattattaataataacaaatgactctttaaattaaaaaaaaaaaaaaaactaaaatacaattatAATATGAAGAGgtgttttgtaaaatattgtataatttgttttaaagtttgtacatattgtcatgagggtgttttatcataaggttgtacataatttttcaaatattttacatatgtcatgagggtgttttaccataaagttgtacatattgcttcaaatattttatatatataatcgcggggttattttatcataatattttacataatgattcatatattatacaattagcattttaatatttttattaaaattaattaattattttaacgaCATCATCATGAGGAGCTtagaattttattttatttttttaatattttttagcttgaataatccttatttatgacatcattatttttgagatttatatgatactatagatatagatagatatactCCGTATGATTTAGGGTAATAAATGAAAGTTAATTGAAAAATTTAATACATATTTAGTAATTATTTTTGACCGGTGAATAATTATTTTGGggatatgaaataaataaaaatgtaaaattttTATTGTTTTTTACTTTTCTTTTTTGTATGCACTTGTTTTGGGCCTGAATGTGACTTCGCCTAGTTCAACTATGAACTTGTTTTGGGCCTGAATGTGGCTTCGCCTAGTTTAACTCCAAGGTCATGAGTAGGGATGACAATgaatcggatatggatcggatgatgcCATATCCACATTCATATCCATTTGATTTTTGCTcattcatatccatattcatttaatttcagttcatccgttcatatccatatccaatggattaaacGGGTTAATGAATATCCGTTGGATATCAAATAAAATGTTAATCTAAAGACaattttatcaatttaatatagattataacaaatgtaaatatttaatctttatgtttTTTTTGTTACACACATTTTGATTGTAATTTATTGCCGATTGTGAATTTAATTGAGGAAAATATGTTATAGTATAAGTAAATATACGTTTAAACTAATCTAAATATATGTAACTTTGAATATTGTGAGTAACACTTTAATAATTCCCTTATTTTCGTTAATAATTCAAAAACTTATAGGTTATGTCatgtatatcgatatgtagatgtatatgcatATGTTTTAGTAcataatatgtatatatagatgtatttcgggtgataatggatatatccgtGGATGATAAATTATCATTCATATCCGATCCACGGATTATTTAgatcattcatatccatatccatatccgttattCGTTAGTTTACATCATCGATATCCATTATAAATGAATCGAATCGGGTGGATGTCTATGAatggaacatccattgccatcTCTAAAGTAGTCATGAGCGTGGCACACCTGTATGCAACTTACAAGTAAATAAACAGCAATTTCAAAGCCACGGACAGAGAATTACTACGTGTATCTTCTTTGAATAAACCAATTATAGAATtagtatgaatatgaatatgaatatgaatatgaataagcGATCATCAACTAAACTACCAAATATGTTTATACCTTACATAGTTACATATaggattttttttaattatttttttggttaaaagaagttcttAAAAAAGACGATTCTTGTTGTCTTCCTACGTATGATTGCTAGTACCATCGTCATCAAAGTACATTGCCACATTGGTGTAATCACAAGCAACATTGATCATAAAGTTCACCATCATTTATGAAGTACGATTAAATGATCAAGTGATGATTGTATAACTACCGAAAACTCAAACACACAGAAGAAAGATATGTTAAAAAGACTTAAAACCTGCAAATTTGTCACCAATTCCACCAGTTTAATGAATGAACCTTGACCCTTATTTGGTTTCTTTTATTTGTTGAGCTATAAGAAATAAGAAATTTGATAGTTGTTATGCTCATTTCTTTTAACATTAGATATTGGTTGTATTGAATCTGACAATTGAAGTGGCATTATCCAATTTTGCTACATAACTCTTTTAGCTAAGCCTTGCAACGATTAAACAAACATGGTATACAACAGTCACAAAAACACATAACACCAAATATGAGATTATCAACTAAACTGTGAATCTCCTTGAACCATTACGTATTCTTGTGAATATGAAACATGTTTTTCTAAAATTAACCCTTTGTCATCATCAGAAGTATCATCAGTGATGTACTCACTACCACTACTACTACTTTCACTAATATTAAGTTCAACATGGCGAACTTGTATAGGTTGTTGTCCCTTTGTAGAACCAGGAACATGAATAGGTTGAGTTTGCTGGTTCGCAGCCAATGGTTCAATAGTAAATTTCTCCTTGTTCTCTTTCGGTAACCCAACATCGAGGTCTGCAAAACTGTATAACTGAGATGCCCGCATTTGTTCTTCCTGTGGGGCAGGTGGGACCGCACCTCGAAGAGGAGATGTACCTGCACCGAAATCTGGAGGGGCAAACGTTGTGCAGCTAATTTTATGTGCATATGACAAAATATCAGATAGATTTGAACTCTCTTTGCTACCGTTATCAAGTTTAGATCTTTTCAAACAACGAAAATCAGTGTAGTCATCAACTAGCATATCAAGGACTCGTTCAGCTTCTTTAAGTTTGTTAGCAAAAGTCAAAATGGAAGAATCTTTAGATTCGATTTCACCGGTTAGTTTCTGCTTAGCATCTTGAAGGTCAAGAATTTCTTGAAGTTCAGTAACCGCTTCAAACAGTTGAGACTGAAGCGTTGTGAAAAGCGAGATGATTTCTTTTGTACCGGCGTGACATGAGTTGTTCGATGTTAGGTTTTGGGTAGACAGA of the Rutidosis leptorrhynchoides isolate AG116_Rl617_1_P2 chromosome 5, CSIRO_AGI_Rlap_v1, whole genome shotgun sequence genome contains:
- the LOC139848515 gene encoding mediator of RNA polymerase II transcription subunit 4-like, which encodes MLQNIPHQIIQSPARLGLRNPNSPFIQITPNPKLSSQIAQSHQPNLHPTSLPLLPLLPPLFRAQSILIRMASLTTKLFQVSPNQKRWLSTLCGTFPMFLSTQNLTSNNSCHAGTKEIISLFTTLQSQLFEAVTELQEILDLQDAKQKLTGEIESKDSSILTFANKLKEAERVLDMLVDDYTDFRCLKRSKLDNGSKESSNLSDILSYAHKISCTTFAPPDFGAGTSPLRGAVPPAPQEEQMRASQLYSFADLDVGLPKENKEKFTIEPLAANQQTQPIHVPGSTKGQQPIQVRHVELNISESSSSGSEYITDDTSDDDKGLILEKHVSYSQEYVMVQGDSQFS